Part of the Tenacibaculum sp. SZ-18 genome, AAATGATACCTAGACTAATTGAACATGGAATTGATTTCGGATTTATTGGCTTGGGTATTTTAATGTGGCTAGTTATGGGAGGACCTCTATTTCTTTTAATTGGTGCAGCACAAGGTGGATTGACAAGTTGGTTTATAGGTAAAGAAATTGAAAAAAGAAAAACGCACTACAACACTATGTAAAAATGCATTAAAACGCATTTTACACCAAACGTTACCTGCAATAATGAAAATGACTAAAGAAGAATATTTTGAAAAAGCCAAGTTTATTTGGCAGAATTATGTACCCAAATCAGGACAAGCAGAAACAGTCCAAGGAGAACTGCTTCGAGCCGTTGAAAAACTGAGAGATGAGGCTCACCGAAATGGAAATATAAATTGGGATAACGGACACGAGATTTTGGGACTTTATGTCAAAGATACTCTGATCAATTCGAATGAGTTTGACCAAGAAACAGTAAAACAAATTAAATCTGATATTCAAAGGCTTTTAATCTTTGAACAACCTTATTTAGAGGACGATATTTATGATCGATTAACTGACCGAATTGTAGATTGGTTTATTAAACACCCCGACCCTGTTTCGCACGAGTTAAATCCTGATTTACATCGATAAATGACAATAAAAAATGCAGGTAACACCACCTAAACTGCATTGAAACGCAGCTTAGCCAAAACGTTAACTATCATTGTCGAGAATTATGTGAAGTTCTCTTTTTGATAAATCAAAGTCAGTTGCAAAATTGTACTTTTCAACAGTAATTCCAGCTTCTTCCTTTTTTTAGAGAACTAAACGTTTGATGGTTTGGATCATTTGCCAATCTCATTATTTCTTGATTGTCGGTTCTTGTTTTGTGTTTGAAAAGTCTATGGCTCGTTCCGATAACTTAGCTTACTGTTTACTTTTGAGTAGAACCTCATCGTATTTTTAGCCAATTCTCGCTGAACGTTCTGATCCGTTCTTTTTCTAAAAAAAGGCTTTATATAAAACTTAAAATACGCAAACTAAATGCAAGTAAGGCTTGTAACTATTTGTCTTTTATTGGCTGACAATTGTTCTTGTTTGTAAACCTTTAGATTTGCATTCTGTCTCGTTTGCTTTCAGTGTAAAATTTTCTAACCGCTTTGAATTTTGGCTAGTGTTCTCCAACATTAGTTAACAGCGTGTATAAAAAATTGCTTAATTCTCTATAAATCAAAAATTATATTTACTTTTAAATCATGAAAATGAATGAAAAATTGCTACTAAAATTATCGCAACTTTTCATACACAATTACGTTAACTATCATTGTCGAGAATTATGTGAAGTTCTCCTTTTGATAAATCAAAGTCAGTTTCAAAATTTTACTTTTCAACAGTAATTCCAGCTTCGTCCTTTTTTTAGAGAACTAAACGTTTTATGGTTTGGATCATTTGCCAATCTCCTAATTTCGTGATTGTCGGTTCTTGTTTTGTGTTTGAAAAGTCTCTGACTCGTTCCGATAACTAAGCTTACTTTTTACTTTTGAGTAGAACCTCATCGTATTTTTAGCCAATTCTCGCTGAACGTTCTGATCCGTTCTTTTTCTAAAAAAAGGCTTTTTACAAAACTTAAAATACGCAAACTAAATGCAAGTAAGGCTTGTAACTATTTATCTTTTATTGGCTGACAATTGTGCTTGTTTGTAAACCTTTAGATTTGCATTCTGTCTCGTTTGCTTTCAGTGTAAAATTTTCTAAATGCTTTGAATTTTGGCTAGTGTTCTCCAACATTAGTTAACAGCGTGTATAAAAAATTGCTTCTTTCTCTATAAATCAAAAATTATATTTACTTTTAAATCATGAAAATGAATGAAAAATTGCCGCTAAAATCATCGCAACTTTTCATACACAATTACGTTGTACTTAATTTAAAAATGAACTAAAATTGAAATTCGGAATATTTGATAAATTTTGGGATAATCAACCAAATCACTTACCTCTTTTAAACCTGAAAATTGATTTATCAGATACTGAAACCTTCAATCTTGGTAAATCCTTAAAACTAATTGACGGAATAATATCTGAGAATGAAATTCACGATATTTATAATGATACTAGAAAATTACTAACTGAATTAAATTGGAGGTTACATTTAGTTGCATTGATTACAATTTTAAAATTAGAAAAATCTGAACAGCAAAAGTTTATTGGATTTTTATGGAAACGGCTTTGTTTAGGAACTTGGGTAAGTCCTCAATTATTAGTTACTCTTTCCAAAATAGATTTTAATTTTAAAGAAAAAGCCCAATTGATACTTAAGGAAATCGGATTGAATGAATTCAGAGGAAATTATCTAAGCAAACAAGAATTAGCTGAAAGAAAATTCAACTATGCTTTAACTAATAATAAAATATTAAACTCTCTTAGATATCTAAAAGACGGAAATTTTTTAACCGAAATAGATGACGATAATGGAGCTAAAATCGCTCTAAACTGGAATGAACAACTAAGTGAATTGAATAAACTCAAACTGATAAAAAACTAAGTACAACAAAGCGTATAATTAATTGCGGCTGAATTTCCTCACCGGAAATTCAATCTTATTAATTATCTTTCCGCAACATTGGAAAATGACTCGTGTCCTTTTCCCGCAAAAAATCATACACAAACCGTTGGCTTTAATGCTAGAGTTAGTTTGCCAAATAGAAAAAACTAGTTTGAATGTTTGGGTTTTTTTGAGAATTTCATGAAACATAAAACAGAAAAACTGTATTGTGGAATTCCAAAATCTGTCTCAAATCTCATTCAAGAGTGGAATTTAAAGCAACATCGGAATTGCTAACTTAAACGCTGAATGAATTGCTTTGCGGAAAAAATCGGAATTTGAGCTAGTTTGTGAAAAAGAAAAACTGAATAAAAATATAATATGGATAAAACAATTAATGATTTCTCAATTGGACTTTTTATATGTCAAGCTTTAATTTTATTATCAATTGGACTTTGGATTTATTGCTTGCTTGACATTATAAAAAATAAGTTTGCTCAAAATGACAAAATAATTTGGATTTTAGCAGTCATATTGATTCCATTTATAGGTTCGTTGTTGTACTTGTTTATTGGAAAAAATGAGAAACTGAAATTAAACTGAAAAAACACATAAAGCCAACAATGTATAACCGCAATTACGGCGGATTCGGCCACGTCCTAATCCACTTAGTAAATACTAATGTAAGTGCTAAACAGAAAATTAACGTATATTAACCCGTAACTGACGGTTATACTAAACGTTGTAGCCCATTAAGAAAACATACATGAAAATTGAATTAGACGAATATTGTCCTTGTTGCGATTACAATACTTTTGAAAAAGGGGAAAGATTGCAATATTCAATTTGTCCAATTTGTTTTTGGGAAGATGACCCAATTCAATTTGAAGAACCTGATTATGTAGGTGGAGCAAATAGAGTTTCTTTAATTCAAGCAAGAAAGAATTTTATTGATTTTGGTTCTTGTGAAAAAGATATGATTAAGAATTGTCGAAAACCGAATAAAAACGATATAAAAAAAGCAATAGCGAATGGATGAAAGAGCTTTCAAAACGTTGACTGAATACTTAGAAAGAGTTCCCGCAATAAATTCACCAATAGCTACAGGAATTGATGAAGAAGGACTTTGGTGGATTAAATTTCAAATAGATATTCACAATGAATATGCTTGGAGTGTAGTTCAGGAATTGGGATGTGTAGTAAATTACTTATCAATCAATGAAAGATTACCAACAGTTTTTTATCCAGTTTCTCCTGCACCGTACATGAATGGAGGACCAACAGATTTTCTTTCTTGGGTAATCGAAACTAAGGACAAAGAATTCAAACCAGGAACATTAAAAAAGTGGTTAGAAGGAAGATTGCCAAATCCATTAGATGATTTAGAACAATGGAATTTAGATGAATAAAAAAAACGGGCTACAACACTGTATATAGCAAATAGGGCGATCGGTGGTTAAAGAAAGTTCTGTACTATTTACAAACACCGCCAAATCGTTGATTTGGCTTTTAAAATGAATAAGTTAAAAACAAAATACAACGATTTGGCTCAGTGCAAACTTGAAAGTTTTTCGCTTTCTACTGCCCTACTTACCATATACTAAACGTTGGCAATAATAGTGAATAATGAATTGGAAATGGAAAAAAGAAAGTATTCTAAATACCTATGATAAGAATACTGATTGTAAAGAGATTTTTAAAGCAACTTGCGATGAAATTGGTGAATATTTTTCAAAAAAAGGCTGGAAATATGCTAAATCAAAACCAAAAATCACTTTTAAAAATAAATCAATAAAATTTGAGATTTCTTTTTGGTCAAGTAGATCAAATACCCCAGGAGAGTATGTGAATTTGGAAATTATTCCAACTTTCGTTTCTCTAGAATTAATTAAGAAATTAAAAAACGAAGGAGTTTCTTCTAAAGGATTCATGGGATTCCCAAACTTTTACAGACTATCTGAAAAAGTACCAAAAGGTAAAGAACAAATTATTAAAGTTTTCGGAGAACCAATAAAAAGAGACTCAAGATACAATGAAAATGAAGGGATAATGATTTACAGTAATAATATAAATATTTATAATATTTCAGAAATTGATTTCCTGAAAATAATTGATTTTATTGAAACTCAAATAACTTCTTGGATTGAATGGTCTGATGACTACCAAAAACTGATTAAATTTTACAACTACTCTCTTTCCTATCACAAAAAGCAGATGATTGAGAAAAATTTTTTACATTATATGATCATGAAATTTCCGGATAAACAGGTTGAAATTTTGAAAACTATACAATAATTACAATTGCCAACAAAGCGTATAATTAATTGCGGCTGAATTTCCTCAACGAAAATTCCGTCTTATTAATTATCTTTCCGCAACATCGGAAAATGACTCGCGTCCTTTCCTGCAAAAAATCATACACAAATACGTTACCTACAATTATGAAAAAACCGAGAATACTAATCATATTATTTCTGATTTTTACTTATTTGCAATGTTTCGGACAACAATATTCGGAATATGCAATTGACGGAAACGGATTTGATTCTGTTTTTCAAGACTTGGAATCAGGGAATTTTAACGGAACAATAAACGGAACTCTAATCGTAAAAAATTCTGATAACAAGGAGTCACTATTGGATTTTCAAGGCAGTTATGCAAAATTGGAAATTGAAAAAGATAAAGACGAAGTTTATGACTTGAGCTATAAAAAATATGGAGGAAAAACAACAAGCGGTAAAACGGAAATAAAATATCAGACTTACGGTTCTGCTAACTCGTTCGGAATTGAATTTAAGGGAGAGTTTTACGAATTATCATTAATTGACGGAGCTTGTGACCTAGTCATAAACGGAC contains:
- a CDS encoding PLDc N-terminal domain-containing protein, whose amino-acid sequence is MDKTINDFSIGLFICQALILLSIGLWIYCLLDIIKNKFAQNDKIIWILAVILIPFIGSLLYLFIGKNEKLKLN
- a CDS encoding CPCC family cysteine-rich protein — translated: MKIELDEYCPCCDYNTFEKGERLQYSICPICFWEDDPIQFEEPDYVGGANRVSLIQARKNFIDFGSCEKDMIKNCRKPNKNDIKKAIANG